The following proteins are encoded in a genomic region of Streptomyces lunaelactis:
- a CDS encoding VOC family protein: MTIALQYCSITVNDPDEALAFYRDALGLEVRNDVASGGFRWVALGSATQPGLGIVLSEPHAGRSQADGDALQELLTKGVLPDIVFRADDLNATFEKVLASGAEVLQEPIDQPWGPRDCLFRDPSGNMVRISQAPRA; this comes from the coding sequence ATGACCATCGCACTCCAGTACTGCAGTATCACCGTCAACGACCCGGACGAGGCGCTCGCCTTCTACCGCGACGCGCTCGGCCTTGAGGTGCGCAACGACGTCGCCTCTGGCGGATTCCGCTGGGTCGCCCTCGGCAGCGCGACCCAGCCCGGCCTTGGGATCGTGCTCTCGGAACCGCACGCCGGCCGATCCCAGGCCGACGGCGACGCCCTGCAGGAACTGCTCACCAAGGGCGTCCTGCCGGACATCGTCTTCCGCGCCGACGATCTCAACGCGACCTTCGAGAAGGTGCTGGCATCCGGCGCCGAGGTGCTTCAGGAGCCCATCGACCAGCCCTGGGGCCCGCGCGACTGCCTGTTCCGGGACCCCTCGGGCAACATGGTGCGGATCTCGCAGGCGCCCAGAGCGTAG
- a CDS encoding isoamylase early set domain-containing protein, with translation MLERSCGKQHTEVTFVIPADQPDGQVSVVGDFNDWQPGTHTFAARKDGTRAVAVTLPGEQQYEFRYLAAGDYWFDEDQADGHDGRNGILRT, from the coding sequence ATGCTTGAGCGCTCCTGTGGAAAGCAGCACACCGAGGTCACCTTCGTCATCCCAGCGGACCAACCCGACGGTCAGGTCAGCGTCGTCGGCGACTTCAACGACTGGCAGCCCGGCACCCATACCTTTGCCGCCCGCAAGGACGGCACGCGTGCCGTCGCCGTCACACTGCCCGGCGAGCAGCAATATGAGTTCCGCTACCTCGCGGCCGGCGACTACTGGTTCGACGAAGACCAGGCCGACGGACACGACGGCCGTAACGGAATCCTGCGCACCTGA
- a CDS encoding PRC-barrel domain-containing protein, which yields MSSIWAYAQGSGYTPEQSLVGFAVQAADGAIGQVDRQQDQPGIQHLVVDNGVWLFGRSVLIPAGAVTRIDTGAQTVTVASTWEEIKAAPQFVTDSETTDPTYLAAVGTYFFSLGLTPAS from the coding sequence GTGAGCAGCATCTGGGCATACGCGCAGGGAAGCGGCTACACCCCGGAGCAGTCGCTGGTGGGTTTCGCCGTCCAGGCCGCCGACGGGGCCATCGGACAGGTGGACCGGCAGCAGGACCAACCCGGGATCCAGCACCTGGTCGTCGACAACGGCGTATGGCTGTTCGGCAGGAGTGTCCTCATCCCGGCCGGCGCGGTCACCCGCATCGACACCGGCGCCCAAACGGTGACGGTCGCGTCGACCTGGGAGGAGATCAAAGCCGCACCCCAGTTCGTCACGGACAGCGAGACGACGGATCCCACGTACCTGGCGGCCGTCGGCACCTACTTCTTCTCGCTCGGTCTTACTCCGGCGTCCTGA